Proteins encoded in a region of the Gemmatimonadaceae bacterium genome:
- a CDS encoding Nif3-like dinuclear metal center hexameric protein, with protein MNAAAELAQRANELLRCRETPDYTPALNGLQVDNRTPVRRIAAAVDCSRRTIRGAVEAGANLLVVHHGLFWGGLQPLTGPHLERVRALLEHDMALYAAHLPLDAHETMGNSVLLARTLGLEPEGGFARYQTIFCGVHGQAALATDDLIAACDRFARTHGGHAMASPHDAGRRTHRWGVVTGAGVNAETMREATELGLDTIITGEGPHWSAVDADEKGLVIIYAGHYATETLGVQALAAWMAEQAGVPWSFVPAPTGL; from the coding sequence ATGAACGCGGCCGCTGAGCTGGCGCAGCGCGCCAACGAACTGTTGCGCTGCCGCGAGACCCCCGACTACACCCCCGCCCTCAACGGGCTGCAGGTGGACAACCGCACTCCGGTTCGGCGTATCGCTGCCGCGGTCGACTGCTCGCGACGCACTATCCGAGGGGCTGTGGAGGCCGGCGCCAACCTACTGGTGGTTCATCACGGTCTCTTCTGGGGCGGCCTCCAGCCGCTGACCGGCCCGCACCTGGAGCGCGTGCGCGCATTGCTCGAGCACGACATGGCGTTGTATGCGGCGCACCTCCCGCTCGATGCGCACGAGACGATGGGCAACTCTGTTCTGCTGGCGCGCACTCTGGGACTGGAACCGGAGGGAGGGTTCGCCCGCTATCAGACGATCTTCTGTGGCGTGCACGGCCAGGCCGCGCTCGCCACCGATGACCTGATTGCCGCGTGCGACCGCTTCGCTCGCACGCACGGCGGGCACGCAATGGCGTCGCCGCACGACGCGGGGCGACGGACGCATCGTTGGGGCGTGGTGACTGGCGCGGGAGTAAACGCCGAGACGATGCGGGAAGCCACGGAGCTTGGCCTTGACACGATCATCACGGGCGAAGGGCCGCACTGGAGTGCGGTGGACGCCGATGAGAAGGGGCTCGTGATCATCTATGCAGGGCACTATGCCACGGAGACGCTTGGCGTACAGGCGCTCGCCGCCTGGATGGCGGAGCAGGCTGGCGTCCCGTGGTCGTTTGTGCCGGCTCCAACCGGGTTGTGA
- a CDS encoding ATP-binding cassette domain-containing protein, translating to MSDFALALHAIDKRYGAVRALTSTSLSVGRGTLHAVLGENGAGKTTLMRVAFGMVRPDAGNVSLNGTPITLSSSRDAIALGLGMVHQHFTLVPAMTVAENIALGGSGLLRERDVATRVRQLAERTGLSIDPGARVDSLSVGAQQRVEILKALYGNARTLILDEPTAVLTPRESDELLSWLRRFVADGGTAVLVTHKLQEALAIADDVTVLRHGRNVATVPAADLDVPSLIRAMTGDDTEDLELAPRTRASAPGACVARLEAASVRDSRGVLRLHDATVQCHAGEMIGVVGVEGSGVHELLRLLAGRLTPSGGSATLPSVIGFIPEDRLRDAVIEAFTLAENLALRGAGARRGRLLWSAIAAQTAGVMMRHDVRAPSPASPLAALSGGNQQKFVVGRELDEHPSLIVAENPVRGLDIRATSHVLRECAASAAAGSSVVIYSADIDELLPIVDRMLVVFAGQVRELPVERAAVAAALVGAA from the coding sequence GTGAGCGACTTCGCGCTCGCGCTGCACGCGATAGACAAGCGCTACGGCGCCGTGCGGGCGCTGACCTCGACCTCGCTGAGCGTGGGTCGCGGCACCCTGCACGCGGTGCTCGGCGAGAACGGGGCCGGCAAGACCACGCTGATGCGTGTCGCCTTCGGCATGGTGCGTCCCGACGCGGGAAACGTTTCCCTGAACGGCACGCCGATCACGCTCTCGTCGAGCAGGGATGCCATCGCGCTTGGCCTGGGCATGGTGCATCAGCACTTCACCCTGGTGCCGGCGATGACGGTCGCCGAGAACATCGCGCTCGGTGGAAGCGGCCTGTTGCGCGAGCGGGATGTGGCGACTCGCGTCCGGCAGCTCGCCGAGCGGACCGGGCTGTCGATTGACCCCGGTGCCCGCGTGGATTCCCTGAGCGTCGGTGCGCAGCAACGCGTGGAGATTCTCAAGGCACTGTACGGAAACGCGAGGACCCTGATTCTCGACGAACCGACGGCCGTGCTCACTCCCCGGGAAAGCGATGAACTCCTTTCCTGGCTGCGACGCTTCGTGGCGGACGGCGGAACGGCGGTGCTGGTGACGCACAAGTTGCAGGAGGCGTTGGCGATCGCGGACGATGTCACGGTATTGCGCCATGGACGCAATGTGGCCACGGTGCCGGCGGCCGACCTTGATGTTCCCTCGCTCATCCGGGCAATGACCGGCGACGATACGGAGGACCTTGAGCTCGCGCCGCGCACGCGCGCCAGTGCACCCGGCGCCTGTGTTGCCCGGCTCGAGGCAGCGAGTGTTCGCGATTCCCGTGGCGTGCTGCGTCTCCACGACGCGACGGTGCAGTGCCATGCCGGCGAAATGATCGGGGTCGTCGGGGTGGAGGGATCGGGCGTTCACGAGCTGTTGCGATTGCTCGCGGGTCGCCTGACGCCCAGTGGTGGCTCGGCCACGCTGCCATCGGTCATCGGGTTCATCCCCGAGGATCGACTGCGTGACGCAGTGATCGAGGCGTTCACACTCGCCGAGAACCTGGCGTTGCGCGGCGCTGGGGCGCGTCGAGGCCGGTTGCTGTGGTCCGCCATCGCTGCACAGACGGCCGGGGTGATGATGCGGCACGACGTGCGCGCGCCATCTCCCGCCAGCCCTCTCGCCGCGCTCTCGGGCGGCAATCAGCAGAAGTTCGTGGTGGGTCGAGAACTCGACGAGCATCCGTCGTTGATTGTCGCCGAGAACCCGGTTCGTGGCCTCGACATTCGGGCCACCAGCCATGTCCTGCGCGAATGCGCGGCGAGTGCGGCCGCTGGCAGTTCGGTGGTCATCTACTCCGCCGATATCGACGAGCTCCTGCCCATCGTCGACCGGATGCTGGTTGTCTTCGCCGGACAGGTTCGCGAATTACCGGTGGAGCGCGCCGCGGTGGCCGCGGCCCTGGTGGGTGCCGCGTGA
- a CDS encoding ABC transporter permease — translation MTPRVIAAATVAATIVAVLGMLWTGGYDIAQALAALWNGAFGTPYAVLSATLVRATPLLFVGLAVGIAFRAGVLNIGAEGQLLAGAAAAVAVGLSVGDWPRVVALPLTLGAGVVAGAAWAGVAGWLKLRFGVLEVISTLMLNFVAAYGVSWLVRGPLQEPTRIYPQTVELSAAVRLPALIDGHRVHLGLVLAVALAVATWWILTQTAAGFRVRAVGASLSAAQSAGGIRPTRTLAVVFLASGALAGLAGASEATGVTFALYEGLSPGYGYSAIAVALLARLHPLAIIASALLFGALEAGAAAMQRDANVPSVLAAVVEAMIILGVLAFERAREGGRRL, via the coding sequence ATGACCCCACGCGTGATCGCCGCGGCGACGGTGGCAGCGACTATTGTCGCGGTCCTGGGCATGCTCTGGACCGGCGGGTATGACATCGCGCAGGCGCTCGCCGCGCTCTGGAACGGTGCGTTCGGCACGCCGTACGCCGTGCTTTCCGCAACGCTGGTTCGTGCCACGCCCTTGCTGTTCGTAGGCCTGGCGGTGGGAATCGCGTTTCGCGCCGGTGTGCTGAACATCGGTGCCGAAGGACAACTGCTCGCCGGCGCCGCGGCGGCCGTCGCCGTCGGTCTTTCGGTGGGCGATTGGCCGCGAGTCGTGGCGCTGCCGCTCACCTTGGGAGCTGGTGTCGTCGCGGGGGCGGCCTGGGCGGGAGTGGCGGGGTGGCTCAAGCTCCGGTTTGGCGTGCTGGAGGTCATCAGCACGCTGATGCTCAACTTCGTCGCCGCGTATGGCGTGTCGTGGCTGGTCCGCGGTCCGCTGCAGGAACCGACACGCATCTATCCGCAGACGGTGGAACTCTCTGCGGCCGTGCGGTTACCGGCGCTGATCGACGGCCATCGTGTGCACCTCGGATTGGTCCTTGCCGTTGCGCTGGCGGTGGCTACGTGGTGGATCCTGACGCAGACCGCAGCGGGGTTTCGCGTGCGTGCCGTGGGCGCCAGCCTCAGTGCCGCGCAGAGCGCCGGCGGCATTCGGCCCACCCGCACGCTCGCGGTAGTCTTTCTCGCCAGCGGCGCATTGGCGGGACTGGCCGGCGCCAGCGAGGCAACCGGCGTGACATTCGCGTTGTACGAGGGGTTGTCGCCCGGTTATGGCTACAGCGCCATAGCCGTTGCCCTGCTCGCGCGGCTTCACCCACTGGCCATCATTGCCTCGGCCTTGCTGTTTGGCGCGCTGGAGGCGGGTGCTGCCGCCATGCAGCGCGATGCCAACGTCCCGTCGGTCCTTGCCGCGGTCGTTGAGGCGATGATCATTCTTGGCGTGCTGGCCTTTGAGCGCGCTCGCGAAGGAGGACGGCGGTTGTGA